TCATGACAATGATATCGCAACAGTTTTGTTACAGGTATTTTGAAATGAAATTTTgtctacaatttaaaaaaaaatttgattTAATCAATGATTGAGAAATATAATTTTAGGTTGCAATGCTGTATGTGATATCAGTTTGTTTAATATCTAGTTACTTTCCAATGTTCCACTTGTCtagaaatttttatataatGACAATCACTCTACTATCTATTGTAGCTTTACCATTAATGTATACCTTACTGGACCAAAATCCATTAACTTGGATGttctattttatatttaatcaaAAGAATCAGGTATGCTTGAAGTATTAATATATTAACTTATAATGTATGAAATGTTTATTTTCTGAAATTAAAATAAGCGTAATCTTGTTTCTCATTGATGTTTATCGATTAATATCTGATTATCTTTAATAATCATAAATATTACAGATGATCTTGATTGGATACTGGGCTGTGTGTTTATTACTAGGTGTAGTTGTTGTTACATACCAGGTGTTATTAAATGTTCAGGCAACAACTTCAACCAGGAAACTGTTTCATATATTGGCTGTACTTGTGTATATACCTGGTTTGATATATGATCGCTTATTGTTATATCTAGCTAGCGGTATAGTAATGGGATTGTTTGTATTGCTTGAGGTATGCTGACTTTAAATTTGTTAATTAATTTGGTATTCAACTAGGTTGTTTTGCCAAATATTTCTAAAACTTTAGTTTTAGGgttcaatatttttatttaaatcaaTGAATTCAATTTGAATTTTCTAGAAttgcaattttttaatatttcttttagtAGTCGTCTCTTTAGAAAGTTGTGAATATTTTCTTGTTTTTTAGTTAATGAGATATCTAAGAGTACCACCATTTGGAGAGGTATTACAACAGGGATTTTCTGTGTTTGCCGATGAGAaagataatttaatttcatTGACACCTTTATACCTATTCTGCGGTTTGTCCTTCCCACTTTGGATGCCTACCAATAATCTCTCACTGTTACCTTTGCTCAGTGGTATTCTAATAGTTGGAGTAGGCGACACTGCTGCTAGTTTTGTTGGTAGTAAATGGGGCACTCACAAATGGGTTAATTCAGAAAAGTCTGTTGAAGGGACAATTGCTTGTATTCTTAGCCAAATTGGATTAATATGTCTTTTAGCATTTATGGGTATGTATCATTCAGAGATTCTTCTTTCCACTACTTTTCAAAAGTAGTAGTAACATATTCATTAAGTTTATGTAGATCATAATCGATAATAATAATACTTGGTGCTATATTGTAAAATTAAATCACGTTTTTTTAATAGGTTACGTAGACAACGGTTGGTTGTTTTTGCGAAGCTTGTTAGCGAGTATTGCGCTCTCATTCGTTGAAGCACAAACGAATCAAGTCGACAATTTAGCGTTACCTTTATTGATGTATATATGCCTAACGGTTTAGGTGTCTGATTAATATAAACAGTGAGACAGTAAGTAATGATAACAGTTTCGAAAATTTTTAAATTGACTGAAACACATTTGGTTGTTCAATATAATGCGGACCAAAAGTGTAGTGTTCTTTTAATATACTTGTTTATTCGTCACTTTACATTTAAAAAATACTTATATATATAGTTTTCCTTTTGTATATAGCACATTTTTCTTGAATTGATGTATTTCATTAATTTGTATTGTTATGACTAACATTTAAAATTAATCGCTAGTCGAAACATGTTCAAGTTAATGCTCTATCTTATGATTGTATAGCTCTACAATTTTACACCATTCAGTTACATGaaacatttatttttttattttttatttcaagCAAGTAACCGCataaaaaaattgtattttcATTGTATGCATATCATTGCTGCAATGGCGATTAAATGGTATAAGTATAAAGATGTTTGTAATTCTATATGAATATGGTGTTGTATGTATATTTACTTGTTCAAACACATAGAATTGCGTGTGATGCATTAACAGTTTGGTACTTGCGCATGTATCTGTCCAATTTGTAAATTATTTCCAATATGtgtaaaaaggaaaagagatgTATGTATTTCTTTTATCGTTACGATGTGACACGTGTGATTTATATCTCACAACACATAATTTACTCATTCCTGTAAATGCATTTTTGTATACTACTCCAAGAAGTATGTGAGCGAAATTTACTTTTATTAATAAACATATTTTTATAATTGTTACATATATCGCATGTATTTCTATAAGTAATATGcacgtaagagagagagagagagagagagagagagagagagagagaaagagagagagagagagagagagagagagaaagtaatGAAACTAATGCCTAACCAGTTTCAGCGCttttccaagagatggcgctagtagttgttGAGTAATTCACTTCGCTGTGGATAATTGTGTGCACTTTCTCGAGTAGggtcggtatcatctgtcttactctttcttatatatctttctctctcttatttctaaagcgggaaatataaaaatgatatataatatgatatacAATAGAGGCTTAAAAGCTCTTTTCCTATTAAAATTGCGCAATatgtagtatttattatttataagtaGTAAAAATATATAATGTCACGCGGCGCAAGTGATATTACAatgctcttactgtgacaaatTTGTGTTGTCGGTATAGGTATTATTAAATGTGACATGTTTTTGGAGAAGAGGGAAGCGATATTGTAAAAGAAGATCATCGAATTATTTCGTTCCATTATTTTATTGACCACACAGCCTTAAAATCTGACCGTACACAGCATGTCGTCATACGCTGTGTCCATACGCGTACATGATACATGGAATGCTTGAAAACTACCGATTTCTTGCCAATGCTTGGACTTCAATCTCAAGTTCTGTATTTAATACGACGTTCGCTCTACTATATCGTTCGTTTGCGAAGAAAAATACGAATATCCTTTATATTTGTTAAAATCTCTAGACTTACGCTTTTACTTTTTACTTTTACCTGGACATTTTTATCAAATTATGATCTTTATTACGTTAGcacatgtatatatgtatatttaataaTCAATTATCGATCTCTGTATGTGAATTATCCGTGTATGTACAAAggacgttaaatgataaaataaaattacaacTGATAGGCAATAATTGCATGCGATTCTAATTGTATGAACGTTTATTTGTAAGTTTGCGTAAACCGATATGCAATGGTGTACTTTCTCCGCTTTTTCTTCGCGAATTATTCACATCGTTCTTAAACAACTGCTGCAAATATTGGTGTTGATGTAACGCTAATTAATTTAAAGTTTATCGATATTCGTATATATccataaatttatatatatcgTTTATACGTGCCATTATATTTTGTAGTTGTTAGAAAAGTGCTGGTAGATGTTTCTATTTCAAGATGTTCGCTTTGTTTCGTCCGACCAGTGCTCGAGGAGAGCAAACCAGAGACGCGACGAGACGAGAAGAGAAGAAAACAGAAAAGGAACAACAAACGAAGGAgcataaataaaaaattttaattCCTTTCCGTTAGCGTGAAGTGTACGCAGAATAATATTCTGTTATACAATGTAAGAGGTAAAGAATGGTACGGTGGTTTATATGTGGTTTGCCGTCGATGCGAAAATATACGCTCTCTTTTGTCGTTCGGTGATTTAAATTAGAAACAAACTATATTCGAGGAACAAATCGAATGATCCAAGTTTTTTAATTTATACTTgcttgcgatattgcatttcgaaAGTATGCCTAATATTAATATCTCTCAACGATACACGTATCTAATTAAAACATTTAATCGTCACTTTTGCTTCTGTAAAATGTTTCCTCAATGCCATTTTAACTactttctttacaatttttataGCACGTTACATCTTAAATTGTATACGATATAAGTACATACGTTTTGAAATAGTAGATATGCAAGATACTTTAACGGTACTTAAAAATAATA
The window above is part of the Xylocopa sonorina isolate GNS202 chromosome 3, iyXylSono1_principal, whole genome shotgun sequence genome. Proteins encoded here:
- the Dolk gene encoding LOW QUALITY PROTEIN: dolichol kinase (The sequence of the model RefSeq protein was modified relative to this genomic sequence to represent the inferred CDS: inserted 1 base in 1 codon); translation: MESFIKMYGHFERGILQTLKDNGIKHRKKANSGLWLGTLIGLSAILTILQEDSSYSEICLIIGLTGVGLVISSLSLYLRLLIDKIAIRDFQAIYFLPSITTSLLYLIVANKGPLMSVTWGLSVGSLGTWGTLQLMSTFPFCXTIGEATAVMHGCILFLTSVVTNLPLRYHLPPIHDNDIATVLLQVAMLYVISVCLISSYFPMFHLSRNFYIMTITLLSIVALPLMYTLLDQNPLTWMFYFIFNQKNQMILIGYWAVCLLLGVVVVTYQVLLNVQATTSTRKLFHILAVLVYIPGLIYDRLLLYLASGIVMGLFVLLELMRYLRVPPFGEVLQQGFSVFADEKDNLISLTPLYLFCGLSFPLWMPTNNLSLLPLLSGILIVGVGDTAASFVGSKWGTHKWVNSEKSVEGTIACILSQIGLICLLAFMGYVDNGWLFLRSLLASIALSFVEAQTNQVDNLALPLLMYICLTV